CTGCAAGGCGGCTGCTCCGGCGAGAAGCAGGACGGCCGTCAGCAGACGGGATCCTTTTCCCATAGGTTTGTCCTCCCTGGATAGATCCCGAAACCGTTTCGATGATGCGCCCCTTCCATCTTGGGGCCAAGAAGTATTTAATAGCTCCCATGCGGCAAAGCCTAAGGTCCTGCTTCGGAATCCTGAAAAACCTGCTCTGGTTCGACGTCTGGCTGGTGGTTCAACTCCTCTTCGGGATGGTCCATTGGGGCGACCGCATCGCCTGGAAAATATTGGGCTACGAGAAGAAGACCCGCTACGTCCGGATGGGCGCTTGCCAGCGCAGCGGAATGTGCTGCCAGACTCTCGCCATCGAGCTGCCTTCGGCCTGGATTCGCCGCCCCTGGGTCCTGCGCTTGGCCTGGGGCTGGTACAGCCGGATTCATAACTTCCAGGCCGCCGGCGCTCCCCAAGGCCGGCTGCTGCCCCTGAACTGCGGTTACCTGCGGGGTGGGAACCTCTGCACCATCTATCCCTACCGGCCCAAGCTCTGCCGGGAATACCCGGCGACCTCTCTATTTGGGAAGGTCGAGCTGCACCGAGGCTGTGGGTTCTGGTTTCTGGAAAGAGCGAAGGTCGGGAGCTTCGGAGAGAAGCTCGCCGAGAAGGAGCACGAGCAGGCTAGTCTTCCTTCGGCTTAGACTTGGCGCCGCTTTTCTCGCCGAGCCGGGAAAGCATCTCGTCGAAATAGGGGCGGTCCCGGAGGTTCATGTATTCCTCGGGGAAGGTGACGACCTCGATCGAGGCGATCTTCCTTTGGGGATCGGCGTTTCGCAGGACGAAGGAGAAACGACTGCCGTCGACGAGCTTGGTGTTGTTCATGAACGGAGTGTCGAAGTAGGACATCGCGAATTCGATGGTTTTGAAATTGAAATTCTCGGCGGCCGAGCTGACCCGGACCTTGATCTCGGAGTCGCCGACGTCCTGCAGCCGGACCGCGAAGGGGTAAGTGACATTCCGCCCCTTCAGGTTGAAGGTTCCCATGTTTTGGCAATCGGCGCTCGATTCGACGCATAACCGGAGCTCAACCGGCTCATTGTCCGGCTTGCTGAGGAGATTGACCTGGCGGTCGGCCGCGTCGCGGGCGATGGCCAAGAGCCGGTTTCGTTGCTCGGGATTGACCCGCCGATTGAGGTCTTCGAACAGGGGCCGGGCATCGAAAAATTCCTGAAAATTGAGGGTCAGGAGGTGAAGGTACATCATCTGCTTTTCAGGATCCTTGAGGATGTCCTCGCCGAAATAGCTCCCGATCAGCGCATTGAACATCTGGGAACGCAGGTTGCTGTCGGACTGCTCGCGCTGAGTCATGATTTGGACGTAAAGCTGGGTCTCGCGGTTCTTTTCCTGGTTGTAGTTGATGACGATCGGGATCGCCACGCCGGCCAAAAGTGCCCCGATGGCGGTGACCGCCTTGCTGAGCAGGTCGAGGTTGCGCGAGGGGGTGGCCGCCGGCTCAGTGCTCAAGGTCTACTCCAGCTTCAAGTTTTTTTCGGTGGCCTGGGGGAAGACGTCGACCTTCTCCTCGCGAGAAGCGCCGTCGGGCAGCTTCACTTTGAGGACGTAGGAGCCGGGGTCGATGTTGATCGAATAAAATCCGAGGTCATTGGTCTTGGCGGTCTTGTCTTGGATGGCGACATCGGCGTTTTTGAGAGGGGCGCCCTTATAAGAGATTTTTCCGAAGATTTCGGAAGCCGAGGCCGGGAGAGCCCCCAGCATCGAGGCCAGCAGAAGGGACAGAGCGAGATACTTTTTCATGGCGTCAAAATACCTTATGGGTTGTGGGGTGACAACGACCAAATTTAGACAGGGTGACGGCCCGAGAGTTAAATGAATTTTTTGGTCAAGCGCTGAGCAGCACCTTTCCGAAATTTTTGTGGCCATGAAGGTAAGCATGGGCTTCGGCCGCCTGCTCGAAAGGAAAGCTACGGTCGACGACGGGCCGAAGCGCTCCGGCTTCGATCAGGCCTAGAATTTCGCGCAAGGATTGGGCGAGCAAACCCCGGCGGTCCCAAAGATGGCCCAAGTTGAAGCCCATGACGCCGCGGTTCTTATTCATCAGCGCGATGGGTTTGAAGGAGGGCATTCGCCATAGCCCCCGCAGCACCGAGAGCAGGTGACGGCTGTCACCGGGGCTGAAGCTGGAGATGCCGAACATCATCAGTTTGCCCAGCGACCCGAGGCAGCGGTAGCTTTTGCGATAGGATTCCCCGCCAACGGCGTCCAAGACGATGTCGACGCCCCGGCCTTCGGTGAGCCGCTTCACCTCGGCCTCGAAATCGGCCCGATGATAGTCGATGCAATGCGCCACCCCGAGCTCTTGGAGCCGCGGATGCTTCGAGGAGCTGGCCGTTCCGAAAACCTCGGCTCCCCGCCATAGGCAAATTTGGAGCGCGGCCTGCCCGACGCCGCCGGCGGCGGCATGAACCAGAACCTTGTCGCCCTTCTGAAGATTGCCTTGATGGATCAGCATGAGCCAAGCCGTGAGATAGTTGACCGGGATCGCGGCCGCTTCCTCGAAGGAAAGCTTGGCCGGCAATGGAAAGGCGAAATCCTCGGGAACCACGACGGTGTCGCTGTAGCCGCCGAAGCGGGTGATGGCCCCGGCCCGGTCGCCCGGCTTGAATTTGGTCCCGGGACCGGCTTGGTCGATAATGCCGGCTACTTCATAGCCGACCACGGCCGGCAGCTTGGGCGCGTCGGGATAAAGCCCCTGGCGGGCCAGCAAGTCGGCGAAATTGATACCCGCGGCCTTGACCCGGATGCGGAGCTCGCCGGCCTTGGCTTGGGGATCGGGCGCTTCCCGGAGCTCGAGGACCTCGGGACCGCCGATTTTGGGAATCCAGACTTGGCGCATCGAGCCTATTGAAACTCTTTGCCGGAGCGATGGAAAGCATTAAACGCCAAATAGCTAGGGTTTGGCTTTGAGGCAGGGTTTGGCGGCGGCGGAATCGGCGGCCTGGCGCGCCAGCTCATTGGCTTTGGGTCCCGGCTCGATGCGGTCGGTCACGCAAATCGCGTCGTCGCCGATCTTGGCGACCGCCAGATAGGAAGCTTTCAGCTCCTTTTGCAGGTGGGGCGCGGTGGTGACCCGCACGATCAAAGCCTTGGGTTGGCTCTTGCCCCCCTCCTTGACGATTCGCCATTCGGCCTTGTCCCCGAGGTGGGACATGGCCGGCGTGATGACCTCCCAATAATTCAGGGGATGCTCCTTGCCTTGGGGGGTGACGACGGTGATCGATTGACGCTGATCCGAATAGATCGAGAGCAGGGAATAGCCGCCGACGCCCGGGCATTTCTCCTCCTGATACTCGACGTCCTCTTTGACGAGCTTGCACTTGGCCGCCGTCAGCTCGGTATAGACGCTTTCGAGAGGGCCGGCCAAGGCCGGGGAGGCGAGCGTCGAGGTTAACATGCCGAAGGCTAAGCCGAGAGGGGCGAGGTTTTTCATGCCCTGAATATAGTATGGACTTTGGGTTCAGCCAAGCGTTGCGTGATTCCGGTTCGACGCTTAAGATCTGGCGATGGACTATACACCGGTGCGGGACTTCTTGATCGCTCTTTTTATCGGGGCCCTCGTTGGCATCGAGCGGGAGCGGCGGAAGGTCAAAGAGGGATCGGAGATCCGCGGGCTGCGGTCTTTCATCTTGATCGCCGAGGCCGGCGCCGTTTCGGCGTGGTTGGCGGTGAAGACCGGATTCCTCTGGATATTTCCCATTTCGCTGATTGGGATGATTCTGGTCCTGATGAGCGGCTATTGGTTGGCGAAGCGTGAAGACGACACGGCTTTCGGACTTACCACCGAGATAGCCTCGGTCGTCGTTTTTTTGCTCGCGGGAGCGGTGCCCTTCGGTTATCCCGAAACGGCCTTGGCCTTGGCCATCGTGGCATCGGTGGTTTTGGCTTACAAAGATCCTCTGCACGGCTTGGTGGCCAAGATCGGGACCGAGGACCTTTACGCCATCCTCAAGCTGCTGGTCGCGACTTTCATCGTCCTGCCGATTTTGCCCAACCGGTCGGTGGACCCGCTCGAGGCCTTGAATCCTTATAAACTCTGGCTCCTGGTGATTCTGATCTCGAGCCTCTCGCTGATCGGCTATGTCGCCAGCCGCTGGCTCGGCCAGCAGCGCGGCGCCGCCGTCACCGGTTTGACCGGCGGCCTGGTCTCTTCCACCGCGGTCACGCTCTTTTTCGCGAAAAGCAGCCGGGAGGAGGGCGGGGTTGGGAAGGGGGTGCTCACCGGGATTCTGCTGGCTTGGGCGGTGATGTTCATCCGGGTCTTGATCGAGGTCGCCGTGGTGCACAAGCCATTGGTGCCGGTGATCGCGTATCCTTTCGCCGCAATGACGGGAATGGCGGCGTTTGTCGCGGCCTTGGCCTATCTGCGAAAGAAGAAAGAGGAGCACGCCTCCGGTCGCGGGCCCGAGGTGCAGCTGAAGAATCCTTTCAGCCTCACGGCGGCCATCCGCTTCGCATTTTTCTTCGCCTTGATTTTGGTCATCGTGAAGCTGGCTCAGCGCTATTTGCCGGGGGCCGGAATGTACGGTGTCGCCGCCCTGGCCGGAACCACCGACGTCGACGCGATCACCTTGTCGATGGCAAAGTACGCCCAAGAGGGCGGAGAAGCCGCCGTCGCCGCGATCGCGATCACGATTGCCTCCTTGGTCAACACCTCGGTCAAAGCCGGCATCGTGGTGATGCTGGGCGCCAAGGAGGCGAAGGTGCAAATCCTCTTCGCCGCCGCCGCCATTCTCGCCGCCGGCGCCGCCGCGCTGTATTTTTCCATATAATTCGTATGCTTCCATTCTCGGGGATTGCCCCATCCTAAATTCAGGGCATGCCCGATAACTTGTTCCGTCCAACGGTAGTCAGATGGGGGAAGAAGGAGTCTCTTATGTCCAAGTCCAGGAAAATAGGAACAACTCTCGTGGCAATGCTGCTGTTTTGGGGATTCGGGATCGCGGTACCCAGCATGACCTATGCGGATCCCCCGCGCCATGCCAAGGCTTACGGCTACAAGAAGAACAAAGCCTACAAGTACACCTACTATCCCGCCAGCCAGGTCTATTACAGCCCGGTGCGCGGCGGCTATTATTATCCTTACGCCGGTGGATGGCGATTCGGGGTGACCTTGCCCACCGGAATCATTCTTGGCAACGGAGTGGCGGTCACCCTGGGAGGACCCACTCCCTATGTTTATCACCCGACGGTGATCCAGCAATATCCGGTGGTCATCGTCCCTTGACGGTTGGCTAAAAATTTCCGCCGGATTGACATTTTCGACCCTTCGCTTCAGGCTTGATCGCATGGCCCCCTCCATCGTGATCGAATCTCGAGAGCACCTCATCGGTTGGCTCGGCGAGGCCGCCGAGATCGAGCATAACCTGATGTGCTGTTACCTTTACGCGATGTTCGGGCTCAAGCGCTCGGTCGAGGAAGGGTTGAGCGAAGAAGAGTTGGCTGCCGTCGAGCGGTGGCGCAAGGTCATGTTGGGGGTGGCCTTGGAGGAGATGAACCACCTCACTTTGGTGGGAAATCTCACCACCGCCGTCGGCGGCTCGCCTCATTTCGGCCGCCCCAACTTTCCGACCGATCCCGGACCCTATCCGGCGGACCTGGTCATGGAGCTGGCGCCCTTCAATTTGGATACCCTCGATCATTTCATCTACGTCGAAAGGCCGGAAAACCAGGCCTATCCCGATGGAGCCACCTTCGAACGAGGTTACAGCTATGTCCGCGAACCCTTGAGCGGGCGCTTGATGCCCTCGGCCGGGACTTATCCGACGGTCGGCTCGCTCTATCAGTCGATCCGCCAGAGCATCGCGGCCTTGGTCGAAAAGATCGGCGAGAAGCGGCTCTTTTGCGGCTGCCCGACCATTCAAATCGGCCCGCTTGAATCGCAGCTGCCGGGGCTCAATGTCATCCGCGATCAGGCTTCGGCCAACTTGGCCTTGGATACGATCGTCACCCAAGGCGAGGGAGCGGCGGTCGAGGAGGGATCCCACTTCGCGCGCTTTCTGCAGATTCGGCGGGAATACGAAGAGCTGCTTAAAAAGAATCCGGCCTTCGTTCCGGGCCGGCCGGTGGCCCGCAATCCGGTGATGCGCTCGCCGATCAAGTCGGCCGGCCGGGTTTGGGTGACCGAGCCCTTGGCCTCGCGCTACATCGACATGGCCAATGCCATTTACACTTTGATGCTGCGGGTCTTGGTCCAGATTTACTCGATCACCGGCCGCTCCCGCGAATCCAAGCGGGCGCTGCTCGATACTTCTTACGCCTTGATGCACAGCTTGGTCCCGATCGCCGAAACTCTCACTCGGATGAACGCCAACAAGGATTTACCCGGGGTCAACGCCGGGATGAGCTTTGCGATGCTGCGCTCCTTGGCCCCGCTCGAAGCCTATTCGGAAAAGGCGGTGCTCACCGAGCGCATGAATGAGGTCCTGTCCGGTTTCAAGGTTTTGCAAGCAGAAGTGGGGAGCTTCGGCCGCGATCATCCCGAGCTCGCCTCTTGCTTGGCCCAGCTCCGCCGGGCCGCCGAGCCCATCGAACGGGCGCGGGATGCCCTGCTGAAAGTGGAGTGGAAGCCGCCGCTCCATGGCGCCGCGCCGGCCCCGAAAGCACCGGCGTCCGCCGCAGCGGCCAATTCCCTTCCGGCGGCGCTTCCCGAAAGTCCCCAGATCGAGCGGGCCGAGGCCAAGGAGATCACGATCAGCTTCGAAGGCAAGCGCTGCATCCACGCCCGCCACTGCGTGACTCTGCTGCCTGGGGTCTTCAAGGCCAATGCTCCCGGACGCTGGCTCTTCCCGGACCAGGCCGAGGCCGAGGACTTGGCCGCCGCGATTCGGCAATGCCCCTCGGGCGCCCTCCAATACCGGCGCCGCAACGAAAGTCTCAATGAGAAGGGTCCGGACGTGAATTTGATCCATCTGCGAGAGAATGGGCCTTACGCTTTCCGGGCCGACATCCGCCTCGACGGAAAGCCGATCGGCTATCGCGCCACGCTCTGCCGCTGTGGCCAATCCAAAAACAAACCCTTCTGCGACTCGGCTCACCGAAAAATCAATTTCCAGGCCAGCGGCGAGCCGGCGACGCTCGAAGACGCCGAGCTGTCCGAACGGAACGGGCCCTTGCTGGTGGAGCCGACGCTCAACGGCCCCCTGCGAGTCCAGGGCAACCTTGAAATCTGCTGCGGCACCGGCCGGGTGGTTTTGCGCACCACCGAGGCCCGGCTTTGCCGCTGCGGTCACTCCAAAAACAAGCCGCTCTGCGACGGATCCCACGTGGCGGCTGGATTCAAAAGCGATTGACGCAGCCCGGGCGCCTTCATGCAATACCGCCGATTGTTCATCCTGCTCGCGATGGTCGCCGCTTTGGTGGGAGCCATGGCCTTGGATCCGGTCCATGGCACCGTTGCCAGCGCGCTCGAATGGGCCAAGCAAGTCATCCGCCATCACGAAGCCTTGGGATTGTTGGTTTTTGTCCTGCTTTCGGCCTTATCCGCGGTTCTATTTTTCTTCTCGACGGCGGTGATCGTGCCGGTGGCCATCTATTCCTGGGGCAAGCCGGCAACGATCCTGCTATTGTGGGTCAGTTGGATGCTGGGCGCGGCGGCTTCCTATTGGATCGGCCGGCGTCCGGGAAGGAAATTGGCGAAATGGCTGGTGCGCCCCAAGCAGGTCGCCAAATATGAAAAGAAGATCACGGCCAAGGCTAATTTCCCGCTGGTGCTGTTGTTTCAAACCGCGGTGCCCTCGGAGATTCCGGGCTATGTCCTGGGAGCCTTGCGCTACGGGTTTGGCAAATACCTCGGCGCTCGAGCCTTGGCCGAGGTGCCGTTTGCCATCGCGGCGGTTTATCTCGGCGAGTCCTTTCTCCGCCGGCAGTACCTTCCGGTGATCGCGATTGCGATCGGAGGAATCCTCTTTTCGGGCCTAGCCCTCTATTTTTTGCACCGGCGCATCGATCGGTGACGCCAAGCCCAGGCCAGGCCCGGAAGGGCCAGGCAGGCCAGCCAAGGCCCGACCTTTTCGGTTTCGCCGGCGGCGCTCAGCCCACAGCCCCCGCCGTTGTCGACCGCGGGATCTCCCAGATTGGAGTCCTCGCCATCGACGCTGCCGTCGGGGCTGCGGTCGCAAACGTTGCCCGCTCCCTCGCCGTCATTGTCGGCTTGGTCGGGGTTGAAGTCCTGGGGGCAGTTGTCGGTTGCGTTGGGCACACCGTCGCCGTCGCTGTCCGGCGGCGGCAGGCATATTTGGCGGGTGGCGCAGTCCGGGTCCTCGCAATCGACCAAATCGTCGGTGTCGTCGGAAGCTCCGTTGTTGCAGAGCGACTCGACGCCGTCGCAGGCATTGCCTTCGCCGTCCGAGTCGGTGTCGGCTTGATCGGGGTTCGGCACGCTGACGCAGTTGTCATTGGCATCGGTCAAGCCGTCGGAATCTTCATCCTCGCAGGCGTCGCCGATGAAGTCACCGTCGAGGTCCTCCTGGCCGAAATTCGGGACGTCGATGCAATTGTCGAAACAATCGGGCCAAAAGTCCCCGTCGGTGTCGATGCAGCAGAAATCGGTCGCGCAATCGGGGTCCTCGCAGTCGAAGAGGCCGTCGCCGTCGTTGTCCGTGACGTCGAAGCATTGCTCGAAGTCGGGGTCGCAAGCGTTGCCGGTGCCGTCCATGTCGGCGTCGGCTTGGTCGGGATTGTAGAAAAAGACGCAGTTGTCGACCTCATCGGCGATGCCGTCGTCGTCCTCGTCACCGGGAACCGCGCCAGCGGGCAAGGCGAAGGCGAGCAGCGCCAAGAGTCCGAAGATGGCCAAAAGACGTTGGGTCGCCATAATCACTCCTTAAAAAGTCGGCGCCGCCGGGAAATCGGCCGGCAAGTTAACCCGCGGATCGGCCGCCGTGAGCAAAGGCAAGAATGGGACTTCGCTCACGTCGATGCCGATATCCCGGCAGGTGCCTTCCTCCACTCCCACCGCGGTGGATAGCTGGGCGCACTCGGCGGTGAAATTGTCGATATCGGGCGGCGGTGCGAAGGCGAATTCCGGAAAGCGCAGGAAGTCTTGAAAGGTGCCGCTCCAAAAGTCGAAGTCGGTCCGATAGCGGGCCAGGTATTGGAGGGTCGAATTGGTCTCGGGCTCGGCCGGAATCGGTTGGTTGACGCTCTCTTGAATGGTCTTGAGCAGGCGGCCCTCGTCGGCCGGGTCGTCCAAGGCCACTTGCTCGACCTTGACGTAGCTGACGGTAAAATCGAACTGGGCGTCGGTCAGCGAGTCGGTGCTGAGGTAGTATTCGGTCGTCAAATCCAGTGGGCGATCGGGGTCGCGGTGGTTGTAGTCGGCCCCGAAGCTATTGGTCGAGGTCGGCGGCTCGCCGCTGGTGTCCTGGTGGGCCAGGGTGACTCGAAAGGAGCCGACGCCGGGGTTTCGCTCGTTCGCCGGGGTATCGGGATCGTCGCGGATCGGAAGGGCGGTCATCACGCCGGCCATTAAGGGGACGAACTCGCCGGTTCCCGAGGGATCGTTCCAAATTCGGTAGCAAATTTCCCCCAAGTCCTCGAAGGCGGCCTGGGTCGGGCAGGGTGCGTCGCAGCCGGTGGGGCAGGTGCAACCGGTGCACCCGCGGGTGGTGCCGGTTCCGTCGAAATCGAAGTCGGCGAAGTCGATCTTGATCGTGCTCCCGGTGAAGGCGTCGGGCGCGCTGAACGTCCGGGTCACCGGGTTGGTCGGAATGTCGAAGCGCGATATCTCGATGAGGACCGACTCGACGGCGGTGTTGGCCAGCTGGTTGATGTTGAAGCCGAAGACGATCGCGTCGAAGAACTCGCCGCCGATCGGCAGGACTTCGTTCTTGAACCGCCGGATCAGGTCGAAGGACATCGAGCTCGGGACCGCCACCGCAACCTCGGAGGTATTCACCTCGACGCTTTCGGGGATGCTGATGGCCGATGGCACCTCGGCCAGCGGCGCCGGCGGGCCGGCCGGATTGGTCCCGACGCAGCCGAGCAGCAGCGAGCCCAGGGCCAGGCCAAGGAGCCGATCGATTTTTTTTCGCCAGTTCTTCAACGCTAGGGCTCCACGCAGCAAACGCCGTTGCAAGTCAACTCGAGGCTGCCGATGCCGACGGTGATCAAATCATTGCAGACCCTTTGGCCGAAGGGCGGCCCGCAGTCGACATTGGCCGGGAACTCATCGCTGATCGGAGGGCAGAGCTCCGGATCGGATTCGAAGAGGAAACAAATGTCGTTGCCGAATTGGGCCGAGCAGAAGCCGGTTCCCCCCGGTCCCTGGCACAAGCCGCCTAATTCGGGCGGGTCGTTGCAGAAATCAGCCGGCGGATCGGGAAACGCGAATAGCTGGCAGCAGCCGTCGGCGTTGCATTCTTGCGAGAAGGCTCCGCAGCCGCCTTCGAGGCCGTGGGCTTCGTTCAGCTCGTCGGCTTGGCGGCAGCTCAGCGAGGCGAAGGGAGCCTCGGGACACTCGCCCTGGCAGCAGCCGCCAAGGCAGAGCAGCTCGGCCGGGCAATCGTCCGAGGTCCCGCAAAGCTCCAGGCCGGGAGCGCAAATGTGGAGGCAGGCGTCGCCGCGCCCGTCTTCGCTGCCGCCGGCTTGGTCGGCGTTCGGGGTGATCGGGCAGTTGTCGCAAGTGTCGCCCACACCGTCGCCATCGCTGTCGGTTTGCTCGAAATTGGCCTCAGCCCGGCAGTTGTCGAAGTCATCGTCGACCAAGTCGCCGTCCCCGTCGACGAAGCAAACCGAGGTCTCGAGGGAAGAGCGGCAATTCAAGCCGCGAAATTGGCCCAGCGCATCGAGGAATTGCGGCGTCAAGCTCACCGCTCCGCCGTTTGGGTCAACACCGACCAGGAAGGCGGCATTGACTTGGAGGAGATTCAAGTCGCCGGCGATCGCCGATCCCGAGAGCGACAGGCTGAGGGCCGCGCCGTCGAGCTTGGCCCCGCAACCCGGAAAATCGATCCGCAATCGGGCGTCGTGGGTCCCCGAGAGGATCCGCCCCGGCGGCCCTAAGAGCAGAGAGTTGAAATGGACCCGGCCTTCGAACAGGTGGGAGCAGCCTTCGTCGCTCAACGACTCGCAATCGCCGCCGACCGACAGCGATCCTTCGAACAGGGTGTCGAGCAAGGCGCCGAGCCCGGCCCGGCAATCGAAGCCTGAAGTCGCGGTCAATTCGAGGCCTGAGGCATTCGCCAGCCCCAATGCCGAAAGGATGGCTTTGGCGGCGACCGTGGCTGCATCCAGGCTGTTTTGCTGGCTCACGCTGGCTCCTTCCAGCTTGGCCACCCTCAACAGCTCGGCTTCCGACGGGTTGGAGTCGGAGCAGCCCCACAGAAGCAGAAAGGCGCAAAGGACAGGGATTAAATGTTTCATGGCCTGGTGAATAGAGGGGGAGCTTGGGGCCTCCCCCTTTTTCCGGCTTTGATTGGTCAAATCAATAGGCGCCGTCGCCGGGAGTCGTGGAATTCACCGTGCAGACTCCCCAGCCGGCCTGATAAGCGCCGGTCGTGGGATTACGGCCGATCGCGTTGCAGCAAAAGCTCGACCAATCGCCATACCAGGAGGTCCCACTTGCCGACGTTGCGGTTCCGCAACCGAGGGCCGCCCAGCCGGCGGCGCCGAACTTGCGGACCTCACGGCAACCCAATCCCTTGGTTCCGCTCGGATAGGTGTAGGTGACGCTGGACATGCAGGGAATCTCGCCGGAAGCAACCTGGGCGTTGCCAAAATCCGGGAATTCAGGCGGAACTTGGTTGACATTCAGCAAGGTCAGGAAGCCGACCATGGCGGAGTTGATGCCGAATTCGGCCAACTGATTGTTCGCGCTCGAAATGTAGGTTGTAACTAATTTTTCGTCGAGCCCCAGGCTTTTCACCGCCGAAGAAAAGAGCCCTTGGATCTTTCCGGGATCTTCGATGTCCGGGTTGACGGCGACTCCGCCGATAAACAAGGTGGCCGGCGGCGGAAGGTTGCAGACCGACCGGCAGGCGATGACGTCGGCCCTTTTGCATTCGCCGCTGGATTGCCCGTCATCCTGCAGGCAATTGATGACGCATTGTTCGTCGATTTGATCGCCGCTTAATTTAGAGCTTTCGCCGACGCCGATGGTTTGGCTCATGGCTTGGCTTGCGAACAAAGCCATCCCCATGAAGGCAATAACGCCCACTATCCCTTTCCGCATATATCCTCCTAACCGTTAACGAGTTCCCGACTCCCCCGTGTCCTCCGCGCGCGGATGCCCCCACTTCTCCGCAGAGAAAGACCAAGAAAGACGAGACTGTTAAAAATGAACCCCTATACCAATTTCAGAAATTGTGTACATGTTAAGGCGGTTCGCGTCATAGGCCTAGTGGTTTTTTTTGATTTAGGAAAAATTTTTCGGAAAAGAGCTAATGATGGACGTGAGCGGCGTTGACGTTGCAGACCGCCCGCTCCGTGGTGCTCATCATTTCCCGGGTGGTGGAAGAGGGGCTGCCCATCTCACAGGCGCCGGCCGTCTCGGTGACCGAGATGTTCTGCATCAT
Above is a window of bacterium DNA encoding:
- a CDS encoding YkgJ family cysteine cluster protein, with the protein product MMRPFHLGAKKYLIAPMRQSLRSCFGILKNLLWFDVWLVVQLLFGMVHWGDRIAWKILGYEKKTRYVRMGACQRSGMCCQTLAIELPSAWIRRPWVLRLAWGWYSRIHNFQAAGAPQGRLLPLNCGYLRGGNLCTIYPYRPKLCREYPATSLFGKVELHRGCGFWFLERAKVGSFGEKLAEKEHEQASLPSA
- a CDS encoding medium chain dehydrogenase/reductase family protein, whose amino-acid sequence is MRQVWIPKIGGPEVLELREAPDPQAKAGELRIRVKAAGINFADLLARQGLYPDAPKLPAVVGYEVAGIIDQAGPGTKFKPGDRAGAITRFGGYSDTVVVPEDFAFPLPAKLSFEEAAAIPVNYLTAWLMLIHQGNLQKGDKVLVHAAAGGVGQAALQICLWRGAEVFGTASSSKHPRLQELGVAHCIDYHRADFEAEVKRLTEGRGVDIVLDAVGGESYRKSYRCLGSLGKLMMFGISSFSPGDSRHLLSVLRGLWRMPSFKPIALMNKNRGVMGFNLGHLWDRRGLLAQSLREILGLIEAGALRPVVDRSFPFEQAAEAHAYLHGHKNFGKVLLSA
- a CDS encoding MgtC/SapB family protein, producing MDYTPVRDFLIALFIGALVGIERERRKVKEGSEIRGLRSFILIAEAGAVSAWLAVKTGFLWIFPISLIGMILVLMSGYWLAKREDDTAFGLTTEIASVVVFLLAGAVPFGYPETALALAIVASVVLAYKDPLHGLVAKIGTEDLYAILKLLVATFIVLPILPNRSVDPLEALNPYKLWLLVILISSLSLIGYVASRWLGQQRGAAVTGLTGGLVSSTAVTLFFAKSSREEGGVGKGVLTGILLAWAVMFIRVLIEVAVVHKPLVPVIAYPFAAMTGMAAFVAALAYLRKKKEEHASGRGPEVQLKNPFSLTAAIRFAFFFALILVIVKLAQRYLPGAGMYGVAALAGTTDVDAITLSMAKYAQEGGEAAVAAIAITIASLVNTSVKAGIVVMLGAKEAKVQILFAAAAILAAGAAALYFSI
- a CDS encoding ferritin-like domain-containing protein, yielding MAPSIVIESREHLIGWLGEAAEIEHNLMCCYLYAMFGLKRSVEEGLSEEELAAVERWRKVMLGVALEEMNHLTLVGNLTTAVGGSPHFGRPNFPTDPGPYPADLVMELAPFNLDTLDHFIYVERPENQAYPDGATFERGYSYVREPLSGRLMPSAGTYPTVGSLYQSIRQSIAALVEKIGEKRLFCGCPTIQIGPLESQLPGLNVIRDQASANLALDTIVTQGEGAAVEEGSHFARFLQIRREYEELLKKNPAFVPGRPVARNPVMRSPIKSAGRVWVTEPLASRYIDMANAIYTLMLRVLVQIYSITGRSRESKRALLDTSYALMHSLVPIAETLTRMNANKDLPGVNAGMSFAMLRSLAPLEAYSEKAVLTERMNEVLSGFKVLQAEVGSFGRDHPELASCLAQLRRAAEPIERARDALLKVEWKPPLHGAAPAPKAPASAAAANSLPAALPESPQIERAEAKEITISFEGKRCIHARHCVTLLPGVFKANAPGRWLFPDQAEAEDLAAAIRQCPSGALQYRRRNESLNEKGPDVNLIHLRENGPYAFRADIRLDGKPIGYRATLCRCGQSKNKPFCDSAHRKINFQASGEPATLEDAELSERNGPLLVEPTLNGPLRVQGNLEICCGTGRVVLRTTEARLCRCGHSKNKPLCDGSHVAAGFKSD
- a CDS encoding VTT domain-containing protein yields the protein MQYRRLFILLAMVAALVGAMALDPVHGTVASALEWAKQVIRHHEALGLLVFVLLSALSAVLFFFSTAVIVPVAIYSWGKPATILLLWVSWMLGAAASYWIGRRPGRKLAKWLVRPKQVAKYEKKITAKANFPLVLLFQTAVPSEIPGYVLGALRYGFGKYLGARALAEVPFAIAAVYLGESFLRRQYLPVIAIAIGGILFSGLALYFLHRRIDR
- a CDS encoding thrombospondin type 3 repeat-containing protein; the protein is MATQRLLAIFGLLALLAFALPAGAVPGDEDDDGIADEVDNCVFFYNPDQADADMDGTGNACDPDFEQCFDVTDNDGDGLFDCEDPDCATDFCCIDTDGDFWPDCFDNCIDVPNFGQEDLDGDFIGDACEDEDSDGLTDANDNCVSVPNPDQADTDSDGEGNACDGVESLCNNGASDDTDDLVDCEDPDCATRQICLPPPDSDGDGVPNATDNCPQDFNPDQADNDGEGAGNVCDRSPDGSVDGEDSNLGDPAVDNGGGCGLSAAGETEKVGPWLACLALPGLAWAWRHRSMRRCKK
- a CDS encoding thrombospondin type 3 repeat-containing protein codes for the protein MKHLIPVLCAFLLLWGCSDSNPSEAELLRVAKLEGASVSQQNSLDAATVAAKAILSALGLANASGLELTATSGFDCRAGLGALLDTLFEGSLSVGGDCESLSDEGCSHLFEGRVHFNSLLLGPPGRILSGTHDARLRIDFPGCGAKLDGAALSLSLSGSAIAGDLNLLQVNAAFLVGVDPNGGAVSLTPQFLDALGQFRGLNCRSSLETSVCFVDGDGDLVDDDFDNCRAEANFEQTDSDGDGVGDTCDNCPITPNADQAGGSEDGRGDACLHICAPGLELCGTSDDCPAELLCLGGCCQGECPEAPFASLSCRQADELNEAHGLEGGCGAFSQECNADGCCQLFAFPDPPADFCNDPPELGGLCQGPGGTGFCSAQFGNDICFLFESDPELCPPISDEFPANVDCGPPFGQRVCNDLITVGIGSLELTCNGVCCVEP